In Gammaproteobacteria bacterium, one DNA window encodes the following:
- the rsmI gene encoding 16S rRNA (cytidine(1402)-2'-O)-methyltransferase, producing the protein MASDQPTGDAPPAFDIEPGALYVVATPLGNLEDISARALRVLREVEGIAAEDTRHTGRLLAHFGIATPLFSLHEHNERARLEPVVERLQRGQSLALVSDAGTPLISDPGFPLVRELRRQGLKVIPIPGPCSLVTALSVAGLPTDRFIFEGFLPAKSAARRARLQGLAHEERTLVFLEASHRIAEMLADLAMVFDEERFAVIARELTKRFEEVHGANLSELLDWLDADPNRRRGEFVVLVHGAPAVVDTVDTQEIRRLLAALIEELPLGQAVAVAVKATGLKRKALYELALRLEKT; encoded by the coding sequence ATGGCCAGTGATCAGCCTACGGGCGATGCGCCGCCGGCCTTCGACATCGAACCGGGCGCGCTATATGTCGTAGCAACGCCGCTAGGCAACCTGGAAGATATCAGCGCGCGCGCCCTGCGCGTCCTGCGGGAGGTCGAAGGCATCGCTGCCGAAGATACCCGGCATACCGGGCGGTTGCTGGCGCATTTCGGCATCGCTACGCCGCTGTTCTCGCTGCATGAACACAATGAGCGCGCTCGACTGGAGCCAGTGGTTGAACGCTTGCAGCGCGGCCAATCATTAGCATTGGTCTCAGATGCTGGCACCCCGCTGATCAGCGATCCCGGTTTTCCACTGGTGCGCGAATTGCGTCGCCAGGGCTTGAAGGTTATCCCCATCCCTGGGCCTTGCAGCCTGGTGACGGCGCTGTCGGTGGCTGGCCTGCCGACGGACCGTTTCATCTTCGAGGGTTTCCTGCCAGCCAAATCCGCCGCGCGCCGCGCGCGTCTGCAGGGTTTGGCGCATGAGGAACGAACGCTGGTTTTCCTCGAAGCCAGTCATCGGATTGCCGAAATGCTGGCCGATTTGGCGATGGTGTTTGACGAGGAACGGTTCGCGGTGATCGCACGAGAATTGACCAAGCGTTTTGAAGAGGTGCATGGAGCGAATTTGAGCGAATTATTGGACTGGCTGGATGCTGATCCTAACCGTCGGCGCGGTGAATTCGTGGTGCTGGTTCACGGCGCGCCGGCTGTAGTGGATACAGTGGATACGCAGGAGATACGACGTTTGTTGGCCGCGCTGATAGAGGAATTGCCGCTGGGTCAGGCGGTCGCGGTCGCGGTCAAGGCGACCGGGCTAAAACGCAAGGCGCTGTATGAACTGGCGTTACGGCTGGAAAAAACTTAG
- a CDS encoding LacI family DNA-binding transcriptional regulator, translating to MAQIKDVAKRAGVSVASVSRVLAGHTGVTEATRQRVLEAVQAMDYRPDLAARRLRSRRTDTIGLIVSDIRNPFFTEVSRAVEDMAYQNRMRVLLCNADENPEKEALYLDLMRDENVSGVILSPSLPTLAHFRIQDYPFPVVLVDRCDRETTADAVVLDNTDSAYRLTIHLIEQGYRRIAFIYGATSATGRQRQEGYVTAMATHGLETLAQAVPATVDAARIAASELVQGPSLPDALIGSNGLILLGLVEALREARLQFPERIGLAGFDDLPWTRLVEPGITVIAQPTYDIGQATIELLLQRIAHPSQSVRRVVLRGELRERGSSMRQRNSTN from the coding sequence ATGGCGCAGATCAAGGATGTCGCCAAGCGGGCAGGGGTGTCAGTGGCGTCGGTGTCGCGGGTGTTGGCAGGGCATACCGGGGTCACCGAGGCGACCCGCCAGCGGGTTCTGGAAGCAGTCCAGGCGATGGATTACCGGCCCGACCTGGCGGCGCGACGGCTACGTTCTCGCCGGACTGATACGATTGGCCTGATCGTCTCGGATATTCGCAACCCCTTTTTCACCGAGGTCAGCCGGGCGGTTGAGGATATGGCCTATCAGAACCGGATGCGGGTGCTTCTCTGCAATGCTGACGAAAATCCTGAAAAAGAAGCGCTCTATCTTGACCTGATGCGGGATGAAAACGTCAGCGGGGTGATTCTCTCGCCTTCGTTACCGACCTTGGCGCATTTCCGGATACAGGATTACCCCTTTCCCGTAGTGCTAGTCGATCGTTGCGACCGTGAAACCACGGCTGACGCAGTAGTGTTGGACAACACGGATTCTGCCTATCGCTTGACCATACACCTCATCGAACAAGGTTACCGGCGCATCGCTTTCATTTATGGCGCGACCAGTGCTACTGGCCGGCAACGACAAGAAGGCTACGTGACGGCCATGGCGACGCATGGACTGGAAACGCTGGCCCAGGCCGTGCCCGCAACGGTGGACGCCGCCCGGATTGCAGCGAGTGAACTGGTGCAAGGGCCTTCATTGCCGGATGCCTTGATAGGAAGTAATGGTTTGATCCTGCTGGGGCTGGTTGAAGCTCTGCGGGAAGCGCGGCTTCAGTTTCCGGAACGGATTGGGTTAGCGGGTTTTGACGATCTGCCCTGGACCCGACTGGTGGAGCCTGGCATCACCGTGATTGCGCAACCGACCTACGACATCGGCCAAGCGACCATTGAATTACTGCTCCAGCGCATTGCCCATCCGTCCCAGTCGGTGCGCCGGGTGGTGTTGCGCGGGGAATTGCGAGAACGGGGGTCGAGTATGCGGCAGAGGAATTCAACAAATTAG
- the ppk1 gene encoding polyphosphate kinase 1 — protein sequence MSEQAVASLKNADFNEIPASNESTDRSSSVELAAPEPPVFDSNAPEWYLNRELTWLAFNQRVLHEAQDERTPLLERVKFLAIVSSNLNEFFMKRIGGLKQQIVARMRELSIDGRSPEQQLSECLAVVRDIVDQQRVLASKLHELLKEQGIFLRSYKRLTEAQREEMREYYLRNIFPLVTPQTMDPAHPFPFISNLSLNLLVTVRYANDDASGLARIKVPLGSGIERFLKVGDDELYVPLEDVMANNLDLLFPGMVVEACELFRVTRNAVTERDEDQADDLLVMIESELRERKVAPIVRLEVEKDMDPVHRGMLAAELGLDEASEVFEVDGMMAMKDLFQIVGISRTDLHDSPHHPRDHPKLSDKRSIFHIIREIGPILLQHPYESFATSVERFLREASFDPKVLAIKMTLYRTSEDSKIIEYLIDAAQNGKQVAVVVELKARFDEAANIRWANRMEEAGIHVTYGVLGLKTHSKVILVVRRDYNGLRRYAHIGTGNYHAGTARLYSDLGLLTCDPVIGEDLTELFNYLTTGYVPKRNYRKLLPAPKVLKPALLAKIEREIGYAKAGKPALIQFKMNALEDKEVTAALYQASQAGVKVELIVRDTCRLRPGIPGVSENVQVISIVGRFLEHTRIFHFRNNGADEYFIGSADCMQRNLESRVEVVTPIDAPELQRELQQILDVQLNDRRSAWDMQPDGTYIQRVPGEGDDPRGSQQILIELAEKRQKEAQRLKKRKPKGIARRMIL from the coding sequence ATGAGTGAACAAGCCGTGGCGTCTCTCAAAAACGCTGACTTCAACGAAATCCCTGCAAGTAATGAATCAACCGACCGGTCATCGTCCGTGGAACTCGCGGCTCCCGAACCGCCAGTATTTGATTCTAACGCTCCTGAGTGGTATCTGAATCGTGAACTGACCTGGCTCGCCTTCAATCAACGGGTGCTGCATGAAGCGCAGGATGAGCGCACGCCCCTGCTGGAGCGGGTCAAATTCCTGGCGATTGTCAGTTCCAACCTCAACGAATTCTTCATGAAGCGCATCGGCGGCCTCAAGCAGCAAATCGTCGCTCGGATGCGGGAACTCTCGATAGACGGTCGCAGCCCTGAACAGCAATTGAGCGAGTGCCTGGCGGTGGTGCGCGATATTGTCGATCAGCAGCGGGTGTTGGCTTCCAAATTACACGAATTACTGAAGGAACAAGGCATTTTTCTACGCAGCTACAAGCGTCTGACTGAGGCGCAGCGCGAGGAGATGCGCGAGTACTATTTGCGCAACATTTTCCCGCTGGTCACCCCGCAAACCATGGATCCGGCCCATCCCTTTCCCTTTATTTCCAATCTGTCGCTCAATTTGCTGGTGACGGTGCGCTACGCTAACGATGACGCCAGCGGTCTGGCGCGAATTAAGGTGCCGCTGGGTTCAGGGATCGAGCGCTTCCTCAAGGTCGGCGACGATGAGTTGTACGTGCCATTGGAAGATGTAATGGCCAATAACCTCGACCTGTTATTCCCCGGCATGGTGGTGGAAGCCTGCGAGCTGTTCCGCGTGACCCGCAACGCCGTTACCGAACGCGATGAAGATCAGGCTGACGACTTATTAGTGATGATCGAGTCGGAACTGCGCGAACGCAAGGTCGCTCCCATCGTCCGGCTGGAAGTAGAAAAAGATATGGATCCGGTTCATCGCGGCATGTTAGCGGCGGAACTGGGCCTGGACGAGGCCAGCGAAGTGTTCGAAGTGGATGGGATGATGGCGATGAAAGACCTGTTCCAGATCGTTGGGATCAGCCGGACGGATTTGCATGATTCTCCTCACCATCCGCGCGATCATCCGAAATTAAGCGATAAGCGCAGCATTTTCCATATTATCCGCGAGATTGGGCCGATCCTGCTGCAACATCCCTACGAATCGTTTGCTACCTCGGTCGAGCGGTTTTTGCGGGAGGCCAGTTTCGACCCGAAGGTGCTGGCTATCAAGATGACCTTGTACCGCACCTCCGAGGATTCCAAGATTATCGAATACCTAATCGACGCTGCGCAAAACGGCAAGCAGGTCGCGGTGGTTGTGGAGTTAAAGGCGCGGTTTGACGAAGCGGCCAACATTCGCTGGGCGAACCGCATGGAGGAGGCAGGTATCCATGTGACTTATGGGGTGCTGGGTCTCAAGACGCATAGCAAGGTGATCCTGGTGGTGCGGCGGGATTACAACGGCTTGCGCCGTTACGCGCACATCGGCACCGGCAATTACCACGCCGGCACCGCCCGCCTGTACAGTGATCTGGGTCTGCTGACTTGTGATCCGGTGATTGGTGAAGATTTGACCGAACTGTTCAACTACCTCACCACGGGCTACGTGCCCAAGCGCAATTATCGCAAGCTGCTGCCCGCGCCCAAGGTGCTTAAACCGGCGTTGTTGGCCAAAATCGAGCGGGAAATCGGCTACGCCAAGGCCGGCAAGCCGGCGCTGATCCAGTTCAAGATGAACGCCCTGGAAGACAAGGAAGTGACCGCAGCGCTGTATCAGGCTTCCCAGGCCGGCGTTAAAGTCGAACTCATCGTGCGCGATACCTGCCGGTTGCGGCCCGGCATTCCAGGGGTCTCGGAAAACGTCCAGGTCATCAGCATTGTTGGACGATTCCTGGAACACACGCGGATTTTCCATTTCCGTAATAACGGCGCTGATGAATACTTCATCGGTTCCGCGGACTGCATGCAGCGCAATCTGGAAAGCCGGGTCGAGGTGGTCACGCCAATCGATGCCCCGGAGTTGCAGCGAGAGTTGCAGCAGATTCTGGACGTGCAGCTGAACGACCGGCGCAGCGCTTGGGATATGCAGCCGGATGGAACTTATATTCAGCGTGTGCCAGGCGAAGGCGACGATCCGCGCGGTTCTCAACAGATTCTGATCGAACTGGCGGAGAAGCGCCAGAAGGAGGCGCAACGGCTCAAGAAACGCAAACCCAAGGGCATCGCCCGGCGCATGATCTTGTAG
- the pap gene encoding polyphosphate:AMP phosphotransferase, which produces MFRTAELQHKLPKEDYHQQVSQLREDLLMMQMELRKADFPVIVVFAGVDGAGKGETVNKLHEWLDSRWLITRAFGELSDEERDRPEYWRFWRDLPPQGRIGLFLSSWYSMPILDHVYGHNDLAEFDERLERIKTFEQTLAGDGALILKFWMHLSKDAQKERLRKLEKNPLLHWRISKRDWQHWELYESFIAAAERTIMKTSTGLAQWKIIEGYDARYRSVAVATVMRDAIRFRLDEAKAALVSGNGDADVHTLKPASAEVDGLPIITILSRLDMNKALSKEDYDVGLKHYQAKLNQLQRMARERKVSTLLVFEGWDAAGKGGSIRRITATLDARDYQVIQIAAPTDEEAAHNYLWRFWRHLPRAGRVTIYDRSWYGRVLVERIEGFARTREWQRAYAEINDFEAQLVERGIVLLKFWLHITPDEQLRRFKEREQIPYKAWKLTDEDWRNRERWADYEVAVNDLVERTSTRQAPWTLVEANDKRYARIEVLRTLCERLEAALGPLEDQPGVAKSKK; this is translated from the coding sequence ATGTTCAGAACCGCCGAACTGCAACACAAGCTGCCCAAGGAAGACTATCACCAGCAAGTTTCCCAATTGCGGGAAGACCTGCTCATGATGCAGATGGAGCTACGCAAGGCTGATTTTCCCGTCATCGTCGTTTTTGCCGGCGTAGATGGCGCTGGCAAAGGCGAGACTGTCAACAAATTACATGAATGGCTGGATTCCCGCTGGCTCATTACCCGAGCGTTTGGCGAACTTTCTGACGAGGAGCGCGACCGGCCGGAATACTGGCGATTCTGGCGCGATCTGCCGCCCCAGGGACGGATCGGTCTATTCCTGAGTTCCTGGTATTCCATGCCGATTCTCGATCACGTTTATGGTCATAACGATCTGGCGGAATTTGATGAACGGCTGGAGCGTATCAAGACCTTTGAGCAAACCCTGGCTGGCGATGGTGCGCTGATTTTGAAATTCTGGATGCACCTCTCCAAGGACGCCCAAAAGGAACGTCTGCGTAAGCTGGAGAAAAATCCGCTGTTGCACTGGCGGATCTCCAAGCGCGATTGGCAGCACTGGGAGCTGTATGAGTCCTTCATCGCCGCCGCCGAGCGCACGATTATGAAAACCAGCACCGGCTTGGCACAGTGGAAGATCATCGAAGGTTACGACGCGCGTTACCGCAGCGTCGCGGTCGCCACCGTTATGCGCGATGCGATCCGCTTCCGGCTGGACGAGGCCAAAGCAGCACTGGTCAGCGGTAATGGCGATGCTGACGTCCACACGCTAAAGCCTGCTTCCGCAGAAGTCGATGGATTACCCATTATCACGATTCTCTCGCGCCTGGATATGAACAAAGCCCTGTCCAAGGAAGACTATGACGTCGGATTGAAACATTACCAGGCTAAACTGAACCAACTTCAGCGCATGGCCCGCGAGCGTAAGGTTTCAACCCTTCTGGTCTTTGAAGGCTGGGACGCCGCCGGCAAGGGCGGCAGCATCCGCCGCATCACTGCTACCCTGGACGCCCGCGATTACCAGGTGATTCAAATCGCCGCGCCAACTGACGAGGAAGCCGCCCATAACTATTTATGGCGATTCTGGCGGCACCTGCCGCGCGCCGGACGAGTCACCATCTACGACCGGAGCTGGTACGGGCGGGTGCTGGTGGAACGGATCGAGGGCTTCGCTCGCACCCGGGAATGGCAGCGTGCTTATGCCGAAATCAATGATTTTGAGGCGCAACTGGTAGAGCGCGGCATCGTGTTGCTGAAATTCTGGCTACACATTACCCCGGATGAGCAGTTGCGTCGCTTCAAGGAGCGCGAACAAATTCCTTACAAAGCCTGGAAACTGACCGATGAAGACTGGCGCAACCGCGAGCGCTGGGCGGATTATGAAGTGGCGGTCAACGATCTGGTCGAGCGCACCAGTACGCGACAAGCGCCGTGGACCCTGGTTGAAGCGAACGACAAGCGCTATGCGCGCATCGAAGTATTGCGGACCCTGTGCGAACGATTGGAGGCAGCGCTGGGTCCCCTCGAAGACCAACCTGGCGTCGCCAAAAGCAAGAAATGA
- the dapE gene encoding succinyl-diaminopimelate desuccinylase, with amino-acid sequence MNSTLTLALDLMRRSSITPEDAGCQELLISRLQALGFQIERLRFGIVDNFWARLGDQEPLFVFAGHTDVVPPGPLDQWSSPPFAPEVRDGFLYGRGAADMKGSLAAMITACEDFLSAYPQPRGSLAFLITSDEEGPATEGTVKVVERLEARNEKMRWCLVGEPSSVRQIGDIIKNGRRGSLNGRLLLRGIQGHVAYPHLAQNPIHAIGAILTVLADEVWDQGYECFPPTSFQISNLQSGTGAVNIIPGELEMRFNFRFSPAVTVEQLQERTRLIIETGLLNKEVKTGQVFQYALDWSLSGMPFFTPPGELSAAAIQAIRAETGLDAQLSTSGGTSDGRFIAPTGAQVIELGPLNATIHQVNERVAIADLETLNRIYQTILNQLLA; translated from the coding sequence ATGAATTCTACTCTCACCCTTGCGCTTGACCTCATGCGCCGATCTTCGATCACGCCGGAAGACGCTGGTTGTCAGGAGCTGCTGATCAGTCGCTTGCAAGCTCTGGGCTTCCAAATAGAACGGTTGCGCTTCGGCATCGTTGACAACTTCTGGGCGCGGCTTGGCGATCAGGAACCATTGTTTGTTTTCGCCGGCCACACCGATGTGGTGCCCCCCGGCCCACTGGACCAGTGGTCATCCCCGCCGTTTGCGCCGGAGGTGCGCGACGGTTTCCTGTACGGGCGCGGCGCGGCGGATATGAAAGGCAGTCTGGCGGCAATGATCACCGCCTGCGAAGATTTCCTGAGCGCCTACCCCCAGCCGCGCGGTTCGCTGGCGTTCCTGATCACCAGCGATGAGGAAGGGCCGGCTACCGAAGGTACAGTCAAGGTGGTCGAGCGTTTGGAAGCGCGTAACGAGAAGATGCGCTGGTGCCTGGTCGGGGAACCGTCCAGCGTCCGCCAGATCGGCGATATCATCAAGAATGGCCGACGCGGTTCGTTGAACGGCCGCCTGTTGCTGCGCGGAATACAGGGCCATGTCGCTTATCCGCATCTGGCGCAAAATCCCATCCATGCGATTGGCGCGATTTTGACCGTGCTGGCCGATGAAGTCTGGGATCAGGGCTACGAGTGCTTTCCACCCACCTCGTTCCAGATTTCCAATTTGCAATCCGGCACCGGCGCGGTCAACATCATTCCCGGCGAGCTGGAGATGCGCTTCAATTTTCGCTTCTCCCCCGCCGTTACCGTGGAGCAACTTCAGGAACGCACCCGGCTGATCATCGAAACCGGCTTGCTCAACAAGGAAGTGAAAACCGGCCAGGTCTTCCAATATGCTCTGGACTGGAGTTTGTCAGGGATGCCCTTCTTCACGCCACCCGGCGAACTGTCGGCAGCGGCTATCCAGGCCATCCGCGCTGAAACCGGTCTGGACGCGCAACTCTCAACCAGCGGCGGCACCTCCGATGGCCGGTTCATTGCTCCAACGGGCGCGCAGGTCATCGAACTGGGTCCGCTCAACGCGACGATTCACCAAGTGAACGAACGGGTGGCGATTGCAGACCTGGAAACTCTGAACCGGATTTACCAGACTATTCTGAACCAACTGCTGGCTTGA
- a CDS encoding trehalose-6-phosphate synthase: MSSETSPRLPNALRMGLLVTGLMGLLMGALAWFQVERERTTDLDELDRRAYVLVHQMAYSIQAILKLPDKEAAAALGSTLEGYRPLIGLAVYRPDGRLIAEGPDLVEFSSELKQTVLQAIKEPKDVIKVLKTPTTQIHIVTSVIRTAEGQPEGVLAVVHDLTDVVERARNRRQQFALWGGVIILLLLTVVVAGAWLLYDRPLNRMAAWMRQLRTGETDESLPVDPPVARLATESDRLAATLRAKQAATQKQVQQAKSAHPIWSRNRWRAHLSDCLRGSHLLLVSHREPYLHELQDGQPRLVTPAGGLVAALDPIMRASNGVWIAHGAGNADRRTVDARDRLMVPPDDPSYILRRVWLTREEEHGYYHGFANEGLWPLCHRVYERPVFRPHNWEYYARINRRFAEAVLQEAGSDPAVVLVHDYQLALVPRLIKEVRPDLRVGLFWYIPWPDAETFCICPWRNELLSGMLGADLIGFHLQQYCNHFMETVDRLTDARLDWDHFSIDTQGHHSQVRPFPIGVENKMDQSIPTGVILAQRLADLRDRHSLENLRVAVGVDRIDYIKGLPERFNAVARFLERYPQHRGRFTLVQLGVPSRMHIRRYRDHLNELESLADTINWRFQTASWQPIRFLVGQHDPVTVYAFMRMAEMSIVSSLHDGMNLVAKEFVAARSDLDGVLVLSEFTGAARELEDALIVNPYDTEQFAETIHLALDMPADERRERMIRMRRRLEENNAYRWAADFLTELTARPVTDEES, translated from the coding sequence ATGTCTTCAGAAACCTCGCCGCGTCTGCCCAACGCCCTGCGCATGGGTTTACTGGTCACCGGGCTGATGGGCCTGTTGATGGGCGCCCTGGCCTGGTTCCAGGTCGAGCGGGAGCGCACCACCGATCTTGATGAATTGGATCGGCGCGCTTATGTTCTGGTCCATCAGATGGCCTATTCGATCCAGGCGATTCTAAAATTGCCAGACAAGGAAGCGGCGGCGGCGCTGGGTTCAACTCTGGAAGGTTACCGACCGCTGATCGGCCTGGCAGTTTACCGTCCCGATGGACGCCTGATCGCCGAAGGTCCGGACCTTGTGGAGTTTTCCAGCGAATTAAAGCAGACCGTTCTCCAGGCGATCAAGGAACCCAAGGATGTGATCAAGGTGCTGAAAACGCCTACCACGCAGATCCATATCGTAACTTCTGTCATCCGCACTGCAGAAGGTCAACCGGAAGGGGTGCTGGCTGTCGTACATGATCTAACGGATGTGGTGGAGCGCGCCCGGAATCGGCGCCAGCAATTTGCGCTCTGGGGCGGCGTGATCATCCTGCTGCTCCTGACCGTGGTCGTCGCGGGTGCCTGGTTGCTATACGACCGTCCGCTGAACCGGATGGCGGCATGGATGCGGCAATTGCGCACTGGCGAAACGGATGAGTCACTGCCGGTCGATCCGCCGGTCGCGCGCCTGGCCACTGAGAGCGACCGGTTAGCCGCCACGTTACGGGCGAAACAGGCGGCAACGCAAAAGCAGGTCCAGCAGGCCAAGTCCGCCCACCCGATCTGGTCCCGCAACCGCTGGCGCGCGCACCTCAGCGATTGCCTGCGCGGCAGCCATTTGCTGCTGGTCAGCCATCGCGAACCTTACCTGCATGAGCTTCAGGATGGTCAACCGCGTCTGGTAACGCCGGCAGGCGGATTGGTGGCTGCCCTCGATCCAATCATGCGAGCCAGCAATGGCGTCTGGATCGCCCATGGAGCCGGTAATGCCGACCGGCGGACGGTGGACGCCAGAGATCGATTGATGGTCCCTCCCGATGATCCGAGTTATATCCTGCGGCGGGTCTGGCTGACTCGTGAAGAGGAGCATGGCTATTATCATGGCTTCGCCAATGAAGGACTGTGGCCGCTGTGCCATCGGGTTTATGAGCGTCCGGTCTTCCGCCCGCACAACTGGGAGTATTACGCGCGCATTAACCGGCGCTTTGCTGAAGCGGTTCTGCAGGAAGCCGGTTCCGATCCGGCGGTGGTGCTGGTGCATGACTACCAGTTGGCGCTGGTTCCCCGCTTGATCAAGGAAGTTCGTCCGGATCTGCGGGTCGGCCTGTTCTGGTATATTCCCTGGCCGGATGCGGAAACGTTTTGCATCTGCCCTTGGCGGAATGAGCTGTTGAGCGGCATGCTCGGCGCTGATCTGATCGGCTTTCATTTACAGCAGTACTGCAATCACTTCATGGAAACCGTCGACCGGTTGACTGACGCCCGGTTGGACTGGGACCATTTTTCCATTGATACACAAGGACACCATTCGCAGGTGCGACCCTTTCCCATTGGGGTCGAAAACAAGATGGATCAATCAATCCCGACTGGCGTCATCCTGGCCCAGCGTCTGGCTGACCTCCGCGATCGGCATTCCCTGGAAAACCTGCGTGTTGCAGTCGGCGTCGACCGAATCGACTACATCAAGGGTTTGCCGGAGCGCTTCAACGCCGTCGCCCGGTTTCTGGAACGCTATCCGCAACATCGGGGACGCTTCACGTTGGTGCAATTGGGCGTGCCCAGCCGTATGCACATTCGCCGCTACCGGGATCATCTCAATGAACTGGAATCCCTGGCGGATACCATTAACTGGCGTTTTCAGACCGCCTCATGGCAACCGATTCGTTTTCTGGTGGGCCAGCATGACCCGGTTACGGTTTACGCTTTCATGCGCATGGCCGAGATGAGTATTGTCAGTTCGCTGCATGACGGTATGAACCTGGTGGCCAAGGAATTTGTCGCGGCCCGTTCAGACCTGGATGGGGTGCTGGTGCTTTCGGAATTCACGGGGGCCGCCCGTGAATTAGAGGATGCGTTAATCGTGAATCCTTACGATACCGAACAGTTCGCCGAGACGATTCACCTGGCGCTGGACATGCCGGCGGACGAACGGCGCGAGCGTATGATTCGCATGCGGCGGCGGTTGGAAGAAAACAATGCCTACCGCTGGGCCGCAGATTTCCTGACGGAGTTGACCGCCAGGCCGGTGACCGACGAAGAGTCATGA
- a CDS encoding lytic transglycosylase domain-containing protein: MTQHISKQRRNRMNRRLLAGLIPLAFALTGPVQADIYAFVDSNGVRHLSNVPNDPRYKLVMRTPAYSKKAAQSSSYAPNNLYGPSLFGNNLARKAGRVKPFRVNEKNRQRFAADVNRIAAQYRLEPALMHAVISAESSYNPWAVSPKGAMGLMQLMPGTAERFGVDNAYDPVANMHGGARYLRWLLDRFNNIHLAVAAYNAGEGAVQKYGNQIPPYQETQTYVARVLNFYQQYRLSGLNTGAQGNIVAFNRNYPGRSSGVTIITPRTSGRFARTPVKATSSNAAPKTYLTPTGDRVIVGNSGGNRNSVQASTQFVGNNK; encoded by the coding sequence ATGACTCAGCATATCTCAAAACAAAGGAGAAACCGAATGAATCGGCGACTATTGGCCGGTCTGATTCCTTTAGCATTTGCTTTGACGGGTCCAGTTCAAGCAGACATCTATGCTTTTGTGGACAGCAATGGGGTGCGACACTTGAGTAATGTGCCGAATGATCCACGCTACAAGCTGGTAATGCGCACGCCGGCCTACAGCAAGAAGGCGGCCCAGTCTTCGAGTTATGCGCCCAACAATCTTTATGGCCCTAGCCTTTTCGGGAATAACCTGGCGCGCAAGGCGGGTCGCGTCAAACCGTTCCGGGTCAACGAAAAGAATCGTCAGCGGTTTGCCGCCGACGTCAACCGGATCGCTGCTCAATATCGTCTGGAACCCGCACTGATGCATGCGGTGATCAGCGCTGAGTCCTCTTACAATCCCTGGGCGGTTTCTCCTAAGGGCGCCATGGGTCTCATGCAGCTCATGCCAGGCACCGCGGAACGATTCGGGGTCGACAACGCCTATGATCCGGTCGCCAACATGCATGGCGGCGCCCGTTATCTGCGCTGGCTGCTTGATCGTTTCAACAATATTCATCTGGCCGTAGCCGCCTACAATGCGGGCGAAGGCGCGGTGCAGAAATATGGCAACCAAATTCCCCCCTATCAGGAAACCCAAACCTATGTGGCGCGGGTGCTGAATTTCTATCAGCAATACCGATTGAGTGGTCTAAACACCGGCGCGCAAGGCAATATCGTGGCATTCAACCGTAATTACCCAGGCAGATCCAGCGGCGTAACCATCATCACCCCACGCACCAGCGGCCGCTTCGCCCGAACACCGGTTAAGGCCACATCATCAAATGCAGCGCCTAAAACCTATCTGACCCCGACAGGTGATCGGGTTATCGTTGGCAACAGTGGCGGAAACCGAAATTCAGTACAGGCTTCCACGCAATTTGTGGGCAATAACAAGTAA